The genomic DNA TTTCCTTCAAAAGATCTACTATATTCTTAATATCACAGATAGGCTCATGAAAGTGTTCAAAAACTTCTGTGGAAGTTATTAAATCATATTTTCTTGACTTATAATCCACATCCTTTGCATAATGTCTATCATATATGTATGAGTTGAATCCTCTTCTTTCTAATAATACAGATAATACAGGCTCTGGTCCTGAACCATAATCTAGAGAATCTCCCTTATGTACAAATTCACCAGTTGCCTTATCTAGAAAGTTTTCAAATCTAGCCACATATTTTTCATCTTCCAAAGAATTATTATGCTTATCATATACATTTCTCTCTTCTTCATAGGAAACATGATGAACATTACTTTGGAATATGAAGTCACACTCTCCACATTTAAAATACTCATGATTAAATTGAGTATCTAATATTAAGGTAGTATGACTTTCACAAATCTTACACTTTATATTGCTCATCTTACACCTCGTATAATGGTATATCTATTGAAATAATTCTTTAAAAGCTTTAGCAACTATTTCAAATTCTTCGTCACTTTCTATCTGATCTAAAACTGGACCTTCTTCTGTTTCTTCAAAAGTATATATAAATGCATCTTCTTCTCCCACAGGAAGTAAAGCTATATACTCTTTATTTTCTACTTCAAATACACCTATAACTTCACATTCTAACTCTTCTCCATCATCTAAAGTTAAGTACATCTTTGCAGCTTCTTCATGGGAATGATGTCCACAACCTCCACCGCAGCAACCTCCATCTTCATGCTTATGCTCATGCTTATGCTCATGCTCACCATTGTTACAACCACAATTATGTTTTTCCATAAAATCATTCCTCCTAGTGTTGATAATTAATTTCATTCTAATTATACCCTAAAATCCACAAAATTAAAATCAAAAGAGACTACTATTTTTATACATAGTAGCCTCTTTACATTTATTCGTAGGTGCCCCTCACAATTATATCCTTATTTAATATCATAATCTTACCTCGAGCTATTACCGTGTCTATATCTAAATT from Anaeromicrobium sediminis includes the following:
- a CDS encoding DUF1292 domain-containing protein → MEKHNCGCNNGEHEHKHEHKHEDGGCCGGGCGHHSHEEAAKMYLTLDDGEELECEVIGVFEVENKEYIALLPVGEEDAFIYTFEETEEGPVLDQIESDEEFEIVAKAFKELFQ
- a CDS encoding class I SAM-dependent methyltransferase produces the protein MSNIKCKICESHTTLILDTQFNHEYFKCGECDFIFQSNVHHVSYEEERNVYDKHNNSLEDEKYVARFENFLDKATGEFVHKGDSLDYGSGPEPVLSVLLERRGFNSYIYDRHYAKDVDYKSRKYDLITSTEVFEHFHEPICDIKNIVDLLKEKGVLAVMTMFPPKDIEVFKDWWYRRDPTHISFYSLKTFEKIAEIFNLEILYSDDKSIISFRKK